One genomic region from Salinicola endophyticus encodes:
- a CDS encoding integrating conjugative element protein, which produces MTYPRNILVLTLLLAVALTSAAEAQESAKRPQGLPQLTVVADHGGISARPYYVAINGAGVDEGDGFSAQPSQGARSSPPFSEQDMLPIASARLTPGHVQPRQLHLPGGFTPIFLVGDDDLSRRWLAQRGDVLRKAHAVGLVVQVETEAGLQALRQAAEGLELRPVSGDGLAQRLGLHHYPVLISERGIEQ; this is translated from the coding sequence ATGACGTACCCGCGCAACATCCTGGTTTTGACCCTGCTTCTCGCAGTTGCCCTGACCTCCGCAGCAGAGGCCCAAGAGTCTGCGAAGCGGCCCCAAGGGTTGCCTCAGCTGACGGTAGTCGCGGATCACGGTGGCATTTCGGCGCGCCCTTACTATGTGGCGATCAACGGCGCGGGTGTCGACGAAGGTGACGGGTTCTCTGCGCAGCCCAGTCAAGGTGCCCGCTCGTCGCCACCCTTTTCCGAGCAGGACATGCTGCCGATCGCCAGCGCGCGGCTGACCCCGGGGCATGTGCAGCCTCGGCAGCTTCATCTGCCGGGGGGCTTTACCCCGATATTCCTGGTTGGAGACGACGATCTATCGCGTCGATGGCTGGCCCAGCGCGGCGACGTTCTCCGCAAGGCTCATGCCGTGGGGTTGGTCGTTCAGGTCGAGACGGAGGCAGGCCTGCAGGCGCTACGCCAGGCCGCGGAGGGGCTGGAGCTTCGTCCGGTTTCAGGTGACGGGTTGGCTCAGCGCCTGGGCCTGCATCACTACCCCGTGCTGATCAGTGAACGCGGCATCGAGCAATGA
- a CDS encoding PcfJ domain-containing protein gives MSKDLVMASSLTDKDSLVASVERCFRRYKRSATRREKAVELMWSRTTQLMVTWLVETNVTRLIRRETTRRGETDHILLGLWKIRHTMSGETRTYRLDLASGRWRRDRYLDRWPELKLLPVPAEGVLAFTWESLIEYVFHEIFRQASKALRLPTSKYDYLNRELVRRWERSDLSKTCLILANDQSLEQELLSDVRYPMEVDFCESCAQWWDEQGALPEDGLNYEPRGGEHCHECAENEKRKADYQRTATKRLATLQAQFGGIRALNLGGGRSYAQLRTLGGYRVKALTTGLWREALDRQAISLASRIEGPRACLSLKHVLRVQANLNAVERIATERPQWLPLLSKIHPHNWARADLFSRKLWVLQGETQTLVDRRAFRPLGVICSLERRSSFRFLNDSSPAAVALVLKGWEQLDEHFGGARRYIDEWISFLQALTPSEDPRPAARILAINAGLILLKKNFGAGPGLEVLKEPAVRRLGRSWVTSRLIVWKDQGYRELMRSKPRAEARLEQASDWCGSQNYRWPDHNMHWAAVMRHADTWHEQVLEEAGRRARECEGEPRSQDLSWSSPIDAIQTDHFIATPLTDSAALRTEGAVMHHCVSVYDEDCRLGGYLVFSIVPIAADAEKSDRATLGVHLGLGGYRLNQLCSYCNLPASRSARTFADRVLLALNSAIRDRAA, from the coding sequence ATGAGTAAGGATCTCGTCATGGCTTCATCACTAACCGACAAGGATTCGCTGGTTGCTTCAGTCGAGCGGTGCTTCCGACGCTATAAGCGCAGTGCCACCCGACGAGAGAAGGCGGTCGAGCTGATGTGGTCTCGCACTACGCAACTGATGGTGACTTGGCTGGTCGAGACCAATGTGACTCGCCTGATCCGGCGGGAAACGACCCGGCGTGGTGAAACCGACCACATCCTCCTGGGACTGTGGAAGATCCGACACACGATGTCGGGAGAGACACGCACCTATCGACTCGACTTGGCGAGTGGTCGCTGGCGACGTGATCGATATCTGGACCGCTGGCCAGAGCTGAAACTGTTGCCTGTGCCAGCGGAAGGAGTGCTGGCTTTCACCTGGGAAAGTCTCATCGAATACGTCTTCCATGAAATCTTTCGGCAAGCATCGAAGGCACTCAGGTTGCCTACATCCAAGTACGACTATCTCAATCGGGAGCTAGTTCGACGCTGGGAGCGAAGCGATCTGTCGAAGACCTGTTTGATACTCGCCAACGACCAATCGTTGGAGCAGGAGTTGCTGTCGGATGTCAGGTACCCCATGGAAGTCGATTTCTGCGAAAGCTGCGCTCAGTGGTGGGATGAGCAGGGAGCCCTACCGGAAGACGGGCTCAACTACGAGCCGAGAGGGGGCGAGCATTGCCACGAGTGCGCAGAGAACGAGAAACGCAAGGCAGATTACCAACGTACGGCGACGAAGCGGCTGGCCACGCTACAAGCGCAGTTTGGCGGTATTCGGGCCTTGAACCTGGGCGGTGGGCGATCCTATGCGCAGCTCAGGACACTGGGCGGCTATCGCGTCAAGGCGTTGACCACCGGCCTGTGGCGTGAGGCACTGGATCGCCAGGCGATCTCCCTGGCATCACGAATCGAGGGGCCGCGTGCGTGCCTTTCGCTGAAGCACGTGCTGCGCGTTCAGGCCAACCTCAACGCGGTGGAGCGTATCGCTACCGAAAGACCGCAATGGTTGCCGCTGCTGTCGAAGATCCATCCCCACAACTGGGCGCGCGCCGATCTTTTCTCGCGCAAGCTATGGGTACTACAGGGCGAGACCCAAACGCTTGTCGATCGTCGAGCCTTCCGCCCGCTTGGGGTGATATGCAGCTTGGAGCGTCGGAGTAGCTTTCGTTTCCTCAACGACTCTTCACCGGCCGCCGTGGCTCTCGTGCTGAAGGGGTGGGAACAGCTAGACGAGCATTTTGGTGGTGCCCGACGGTACATCGATGAGTGGATATCTTTCCTGCAGGCGCTGACGCCATCGGAAGATCCGCGGCCGGCAGCAAGAATACTGGCTATCAATGCAGGTCTGATTCTGTTGAAGAAGAACTTTGGGGCTGGCCCAGGCCTCGAGGTGTTGAAGGAGCCCGCCGTCAGGAGGCTAGGGCGTAGTTGGGTCACCAGTCGACTCATCGTCTGGAAAGATCAGGGCTATCGCGAGCTAATGCGCTCCAAACCTCGCGCCGAGGCTAGGCTTGAGCAGGCCAGCGACTGGTGCGGGTCACAGAACTACCGCTGGCCAGATCACAACATGCATTGGGCTGCAGTGATGCGCCACGCCGATACTTGGCACGAGCAGGTACTGGAGGAAGCTGGCAGGCGGGCACGGGAGTGTGAGGGTGAGCCCAGGTCTCAAGATCTCTCCTGGTCGTCGCCGATCGATGCAATCCAAACTGACCATTTCATCGCAACACCCCTGACCGATAGCGCGGCTCTGCGTACAGAGGGCGCCGTGATGCACCACTGTGTCAGCGTCTATGACGAGGACTGCCGTCTCGGCGGGTATCTGGTTTTCTCGATCGTACCCATCGCCGCCGACGCCGAGAAGTCGGACCGCGCGACGCTTGGGGTTCATCTCGGTCTTGGAGGATACCGGCTCAACCAGCTCTGCAGTTATTGCAACCTTCCTGCGTCCAGGAGCGCTCGAACGTTCGCCGATCGGGTACTGCTGGCACTCAATAGCGCTATTAGGGACCGAGCCGCATGA
- the traD gene encoding type IV conjugative transfer system coupling protein TraD, translating into MSSNHPLESLLRPAVELNTVCVCAGCAVLCLWAPWSLALTPSVGISTAVGFAGLGLWRARQAWVVLRYRRNMRRLPRFALPARKVPLSRRSLWLGKGFKWGAQHTQRLHESAQPGAKRYIEPSPIYQRARIIERRLEGGIGRSIAALLRWDSVLNPVRPLPPVGGRPALHAVEWLEHDVWMPLGERVGHTLVEGTTRVGKTRLAEILITQDIRRGDITICFDPKGDADLMLRMYAEAQKAGRGDEFYIFHLGWPDVSCRYNAVGRFSRLSEVSTRVTGQLSGEGNSAAFRQFAWRFVNIVARARHALGERPSYGQILADVVNIDALLMQYVQATLEQRMPGANQQITEIEGKLNDRNMPRNMVGRHKRVVAIVQYLQQPDVIESLTDPVLDGLLSAVRYDKTYFDKIVASLLPLLEKLTSGKIAELLSPDYDDIEDERPIIDWQQIIRKKGVVYVGLDALSDFEVAQAVGNSMFADIVSVAGHIYKFGSEDGLPGQGGSQKLPINLHCDEFNELMGDEFIPLINKGGGAGIQVTAYTQTLSDIEARIGSTAKAGQVIGNFNNLIMLRVREERTARLLTDQLPRVNVSTRMMVSMASDNADVNSDQDFSSSAGDRIGTESVDMLTPNDVVSLPKGQAFALLEGGQLWKIRMPLPLPDRREDVPRDVADIAKRMRAKYSSGDAWWESVRPPPIDFDFELPPIDPRAAAQPVASLSVEVGEPAEGARDDGEG; encoded by the coding sequence ATGAGTAGCAATCACCCGCTCGAGTCACTTCTGCGTCCGGCCGTAGAGCTCAACACGGTTTGTGTGTGCGCCGGTTGCGCCGTGCTCTGTCTCTGGGCGCCGTGGTCCCTGGCGCTGACGCCGAGTGTCGGCATCAGTACCGCCGTGGGGTTTGCGGGCCTGGGCCTGTGGCGCGCCAGGCAAGCCTGGGTCGTCCTGCGCTACCGTCGCAACATGCGGCGTCTGCCTCGTTTCGCGCTGCCAGCGCGTAAGGTGCCGTTGAGCCGCCGCAGTCTGTGGCTGGGCAAGGGGTTCAAGTGGGGTGCCCAGCATACCCAGCGCTTGCACGAGTCGGCCCAGCCCGGCGCGAAGCGATACATCGAGCCGAGCCCTATTTACCAGCGAGCGAGAATCATCGAGCGGCGACTCGAGGGGGGTATTGGTCGGTCCATCGCTGCGCTGCTGCGCTGGGACTCGGTGCTGAACCCCGTGCGGCCTCTGCCGCCGGTGGGTGGCCGGCCGGCCCTGCACGCCGTCGAGTGGCTGGAGCACGACGTGTGGATGCCGCTGGGCGAGCGCGTGGGGCACACGCTTGTCGAAGGGACGACGCGGGTGGGCAAGACGCGCCTGGCCGAGATCTTGATTACTCAGGATATTCGCCGCGGCGATATCACGATCTGCTTCGACCCAAAGGGGGATGCGGACCTGATGCTGCGCATGTATGCCGAGGCGCAAAAGGCTGGCCGGGGGGACGAGTTCTACATTTTCCATCTGGGCTGGCCAGATGTGTCCTGTCGCTACAATGCGGTGGGCCGATTCTCTCGGCTCTCTGAGGTGTCGACCCGCGTGACCGGTCAGCTCTCGGGAGAGGGCAACTCCGCGGCGTTTCGTCAGTTCGCTTGGCGCTTCGTCAATATCGTCGCGCGCGCGAGGCACGCCCTCGGCGAGCGGCCGAGCTATGGTCAGATCCTGGCCGACGTTGTGAATATCGATGCGCTCTTGATGCAGTACGTCCAGGCGACGCTGGAGCAACGGATGCCCGGGGCGAATCAACAGATCACCGAGATCGAGGGCAAGCTCAACGACCGCAACATGCCGCGCAACATGGTGGGGCGGCACAAGCGGGTGGTGGCGATCGTCCAGTATCTGCAGCAGCCCGATGTGATCGAGTCGCTGACCGACCCGGTGCTCGACGGATTGCTCAGCGCCGTGCGCTACGACAAGACGTACTTCGACAAGATCGTGGCCAGTTTGCTACCGCTGCTCGAGAAGCTGACCAGCGGCAAGATCGCTGAGCTGCTCTCTCCGGATTATGACGACATCGAGGACGAGCGCCCGATCATCGATTGGCAGCAGATCATTCGCAAGAAGGGGGTGGTCTACGTCGGCCTCGATGCGCTGAGCGATTTTGAGGTCGCCCAGGCCGTTGGCAATTCGATGTTCGCCGACATCGTGTCGGTCGCCGGTCACATCTACAAGTTCGGATCCGAGGATGGCCTTCCCGGGCAGGGCGGGAGCCAGAAACTGCCGATCAACCTGCACTGCGACGAGTTCAACGAGCTGATGGGCGATGAGTTCATCCCGCTGATAAACAAGGGCGGCGGTGCCGGCATCCAGGTGACCGCTTACACCCAGACGCTCTCTGACATCGAGGCCAGAATCGGCTCAACCGCCAAGGCCGGGCAGGTGATCGGCAACTTCAACAACCTGATCATGCTGCGAGTCCGTGAAGAGCGCACCGCGCGCCTGCTCACCGATCAGCTCCCGCGGGTCAACGTTTCGACGCGGATGATGGTGTCCATGGCCAGTGACAACGCCGACGTCAATTCCGATCAGGACTTCAGCTCGTCGGCCGGTGACCGTATCGGCACCGAGTCCGTCGATATGCTGACGCCGAATGACGTTGTCAGCCTACCCAAGGGGCAGGCGTTCGCATTGCTGGAAGGCGGGCAGCTATGGAAGATCCGCATGCCGCTGCCACTGCCTGATCGGCGCGAGGATGTACCGCGAGACGTTGCGGATATCGCTAAGCGCATGCGCGCCAAGTATTCGAGCGGGGACGCCTGGTGGGAGAGTGTTCGCCCGCCGCCCATCGATTTCGACTTCGAGCTGCCCCCGATCGACCCCCGTGCCGCTGCTCAGCCAGTAGCTTCTCTGTCGGTAGAGGTCGGCGAGCCAGCCGAAGGAGCGAGGGACGATGGCGAGGGATGA
- a CDS encoding TIGR03747 family integrating conjugative element membrane protein produces the protein MARDEAPARRADKKRAGLIGTLLKLPFTLIWIVFISIICSVVIEWVGIYFDWFSAPGSQHAYQTMTSEMGYLDSQFSRSLVVSSPVAFATMVVDTAYQWLFVKSGIAHWVEQGAGEMGWLGALKTYAQAAIYVTLMTLTRCVILVLTAPLFILAAIVGFTDGLVSRDLRRFGAGRESAFVYHHAKRMVTPIFLTGWLIYLSLPFSIHPSLFLLPCALVFGLMIAIATASFKKYL, from the coding sequence ATGGCGAGGGATGAGGCCCCCGCGCGTCGCGCGGATAAGAAGCGGGCGGGGCTTATCGGTACGCTGCTCAAGCTGCCGTTCACGCTGATCTGGATCGTCTTCATCTCGATCATCTGCAGCGTTGTGATCGAGTGGGTCGGCATTTACTTCGACTGGTTCAGCGCCCCGGGCTCTCAGCACGCTTACCAGACCATGACTTCCGAGATGGGGTACCTGGATAGCCAGTTCTCGCGCTCCCTGGTCGTCTCGTCACCGGTGGCGTTCGCCACGATGGTGGTGGACACCGCGTACCAGTGGCTGTTCGTCAAATCCGGCATCGCCCACTGGGTCGAGCAGGGGGCGGGGGAGATGGGGTGGCTGGGTGCGCTCAAGACCTATGCGCAGGCGGCGATCTACGTGACACTGATGACGCTGACCCGCTGTGTCATCCTGGTTCTGACGGCGCCGCTGTTCATTCTGGCTGCCATCGTTGGCTTCACCGATGGCCTGGTCAGCCGGGATCTGCGGCGCTTCGGCGCCGGCCGTGAGTCGGCCTTCGTCTATCACCATGCCAAGCGAATGGTGACCCCTATCTTCCTGACCGGCTGGCTGATCTACCTGTCGCTGCCGTTCTCGATTCACCCCAGTCTCTTCCTGCTCCCCTGTGCCTTGGTGTTCGGCTTGATGATCGCGATCGCCACCGCGAGCTTCAAGAAATATCTCTGA
- a CDS encoding RAQPRD family integrative conjugative element protein produces the protein MLDRHLSPRLIAIAGSALAIALPSMAQADDIDEIQRRDLSLIQTQIEQIRVVVDRIADRQRHADPATTRIYFDIPRLRADLLAITRGIDTYLAPSRSLPRDPQPLAGDYLDDRGQ, from the coding sequence ATGCTGGATCGCCACCTTTCTCCTCGCCTGATCGCGATCGCCGGGTCCGCTTTGGCCATCGCCTTGCCGTCCATGGCGCAGGCCGATGACATCGATGAGATCCAGCGACGCGATCTCTCACTGATCCAGACCCAAATCGAGCAGATCCGTGTCGTGGTCGACCGCATCGCCGACCGACAGCGCCATGCAGATCCGGCCACGACACGGATCTACTTCGACATCCCCCGTCTGAGGGCAGACCTGCTGGCGATCACGCGGGGGATCGATACCTATCTAGCACCCAGTCGATCGCTACCTCGCGATCCCCAGCCGCTAGCCGGCGACTACCTCGACGACCGGGGGCAATGA
- a CDS encoding TIGR03758 family integrating conjugative element protein, with product MAGATEAAFQAGAGVGADTVNVLVTSVGCSLAVIWLVWLVISAFRGWTTGRVSEFTLFWSLIRGAMVLVILLWLLL from the coding sequence ATGGCTGGTGCGACAGAAGCCGCGTTTCAAGCCGGTGCAGGAGTCGGCGCCGATACCGTCAATGTGCTGGTCACCAGCGTCGGCTGCAGCTTGGCCGTCATCTGGTTGGTCTGGCTAGTCATCAGTGCGTTTCGCGGTTGGACAACGGGGCGTGTGAGCGAATTTACCCTGTTCTGGAGCCTCATTCGGGGGGCGATGGTGTTGGTGATTCTGCTTTGGCTGCTGCTTTGA
- a CDS encoding DUF2976 domain-containing protein — MKTRIAKRFGQVRHALASLLLLPSVAAMGALPTQEKITEGADGNLFGTIKKVGSEGFSLGYIGLTAFAIIVFIVALIWGFHESKKRGEWSTLGAVVAFGVLMVVIVIWLANYGDPIMS; from the coding sequence ATGAAAACCCGGATCGCAAAGCGGTTTGGCCAGGTAAGGCATGCACTGGCGAGCCTTCTCCTTTTGCCCTCGGTCGCGGCCATGGGGGCGCTGCCAACGCAGGAGAAAATCACGGAGGGGGCCGATGGCAATCTCTTCGGAACGATTAAAAAGGTGGGCTCCGAAGGCTTCAGTCTCGGTTATATCGGTTTGACGGCCTTCGCGATCATCGTCTTCATCGTCGCCCTGATCTGGGGCTTCCATGAGTCGAAGAAACGCGGCGAGTGGAGCACGCTCGGCGCCGTCGTCGCCTTTGGTGTTCTGATGGTCGTCATCGTCATCTGGCTTGCCAATTACGGCGATCCGATCATGAGCTGA
- a CDS encoding TIGR03750 family conjugal transfer protein, whose product MTIEFIPTRLNATPIVFRGMTGKEVVICTLSGLAAFLPVGLLGWALVGMGAMVPTCMIIGGGVFLGFGGSIMRRLRRGRPSAWLYRRLQWQLEKVGIPVPGGGELIQQSIRWRIRRDPVRRSSHQRRRQP is encoded by the coding sequence GTGACTATCGAGTTCATTCCAACACGCCTCAATGCCACCCCGATCGTCTTCCGGGGAATGACCGGCAAGGAGGTGGTGATCTGCACGTTATCGGGCCTTGCCGCCTTTCTACCCGTAGGGCTCTTGGGGTGGGCGCTTGTCGGGATGGGCGCCATGGTACCGACGTGCATGATCATCGGGGGCGGCGTGTTCCTGGGTTTTGGCGGCAGCATCATGCGCCGACTCCGGCGGGGGCGCCCCTCGGCTTGGCTCTATCGGCGCCTGCAGTGGCAGCTGGAAAAGGTCGGCATCCCGGTGCCTGGTGGGGGGGAACTGATACAGCAGTCGATCCGCTGGCGCATCCGCCGCGATCCCGTGCGACGCTCTTCTCACCAGCGCCGGAGGCAACCATGA
- a CDS encoding PFL_4703 family integrating conjugative element protein, producing MSRMRHALSARDAHITTLRLVIGLLALLCLCFFWGWKSAPERLTVYTPPDLRTGSTREWWKVPEPNVYTFAIYVWQTLNRWPVSGEADYKRNIDAYRNFLTPACVSYLQRDYAQRRARGELKGRVRGIYEIPGRGFQNDTPTGPGGVKVIDRDHWVVTADMGVSETYAGTTVRDTYVRYPLYVSRVDNDPNANPWGLQIGSSEGCFSGVPQRLGYADSSDTATGEGATP from the coding sequence ATGAGCCGCATGCGTCACGCACTGTCGGCACGGGATGCCCATATTACGACCCTGCGGCTCGTGATCGGTTTGCTCGCGCTGCTCTGCCTGTGCTTTTTCTGGGGGTGGAAGAGCGCGCCGGAGCGCCTCACCGTCTATACCCCGCCCGACCTGCGCACGGGGAGCACGCGGGAGTGGTGGAAGGTGCCTGAGCCCAACGTCTACACCTTCGCGATCTACGTCTGGCAGACCCTCAACCGGTGGCCGGTGAGCGGCGAGGCGGACTACAAGCGCAATATCGATGCCTATCGCAACTTTCTGACGCCGGCCTGCGTGAGTTACCTGCAGCGTGACTACGCTCAGCGTCGCGCGCGAGGAGAGCTGAAGGGGCGAGTGCGCGGCATCTACGAAATCCCTGGACGTGGGTTCCAGAACGATACCCCCACCGGACCTGGGGGCGTCAAAGTCATCGACCGTGATCATTGGGTGGTGACCGCGGACATGGGCGTGAGCGAGACCTATGCCGGCACGACGGTCAGAGATACCTACGTGCGCTATCCGCTCTACGTCTCACGCGTCGACAACGATCCCAATGCGAACCCCTGGGGGCTGCAGATTGGCTCCAGCGAAGGCTGTTTCTCTGGCGTACCTCAGCGACTGGGCTATGCGGACTCAAGCGATACCGCTACCGGCGAGGGGGCGACGCCATGA
- a CDS encoding TIGR03749 family integrating conjugative element protein, producing the protein MTGSIALRTLVFCLLLGMAASANAIEILHWDRQPLPIDLPVGSERVIVLDRNVRVGLPREIADPETLRVQSAGGAIYLKASKPFDTQRVRIQDVETNEVVLIDLTAKPSGASDEEIRIVFPNESAGGRGDTAATDAEEEESTQASEPARENTPVAVVLTRYAAQSLYAPERAIEAVSGVDRVAMRLPERLPSLLPALPVTAAPIAAWKLQGWVVTAVRLSNRDSSRAFELDPRWLQGDLYSATFMHDTLGPRGSLRDTTTAFIVTRGQSLAQALPLSALASKRVVGGEP; encoded by the coding sequence ATGACGGGTTCCATTGCACTTCGGACTCTCGTTTTCTGCCTGCTACTCGGCATGGCTGCATCGGCAAACGCGATCGAAATTCTGCACTGGGATCGCCAGCCGTTGCCCATCGATCTGCCCGTCGGCAGCGAGCGGGTCATCGTGCTGGATCGCAACGTCCGGGTGGGGTTGCCGCGCGAGATCGCTGATCCCGAGACCTTGCGAGTGCAGAGCGCGGGTGGGGCGATCTATCTCAAGGCGAGCAAGCCATTCGACACGCAGCGAGTACGCATCCAAGACGTTGAAACCAACGAAGTCGTGTTGATTGACCTGACTGCCAAGCCGTCCGGTGCCAGTGACGAAGAGATCCGCATCGTCTTTCCTAACGAAAGCGCGGGTGGCAGGGGGGATACCGCGGCAACGGACGCCGAGGAGGAGGAGTCTACGCAGGCCAGTGAGCCAGCGCGCGAGAATACCCCGGTTGCGGTCGTGTTGACGCGCTATGCGGCGCAGTCTCTCTATGCGCCCGAGCGGGCGATCGAGGCCGTTTCAGGGGTCGACCGTGTGGCGATGCGTTTGCCCGAGCGACTGCCATCTTTACTGCCTGCGCTGCCGGTAACCGCGGCGCCGATCGCCGCCTGGAAGCTGCAGGGCTGGGTCGTGACCGCGGTGCGGCTCTCGAATCGTGACTCGTCGCGCGCGTTCGAACTGGATCCGCGCTGGCTGCAGGGCGACCTCTACAGTGCGACTTTCATGCACGACACGCTGGGCCCGCGCGGCAGCCTGAGGGACACCACCACGGCGTTCATCGTGACGCGGGGGCAATCGCTCGCACAGGCCCTTCCGTTGTCCGCCCTGGCGTCCAAGCGAGTGGTGGGAGGGGAGCCATGA
- a CDS encoding TIGR03752 family integrating conjugative element protein — protein MILRGNGLLKFLVPAVLCGVALILFWPSSKDATRRDTTGQKDPSLTMSKDEMKALGIEGDTPEDTVATLVGQTRSMEAKMDEVIQENQALRQQNSELVAKRSDVQSQVQQALKQQQERFTQQRQQDQQQNQSLLESLQSQIHKIQSGVTGSQSKDDVPIGLGLEGGGGPTGTYAGQALAWVEPMDQRQPDPRSGGRRDDEPLFPTSFAAEAGDTVTRAGSAIKASATGRPDESTVKPVYTIPENATLMGSLAMTALLGRVPVDGTVNDPYPFKVMIGKDNLTANGIELPEVQAAIASGTATGDWTLSCVRGNITSLTFVFEDGTIRTVPSPEDVNQGGGDSGQQSQTIGGGNAIGWISDQAGIPCISGVRRSNAKQYLGTQSLLTAAGAGAATMLSDDDSTSVTSIGTDGGVTQAMTGNQAVGQILSQGVNDMSQWVNKLYGEAFAAVYVPPGKKVAIHINKQLPIDYETQGRKVRYDTSAATTVGLD, from the coding sequence ATGATACTGCGCGGCAATGGCTTGCTGAAGTTCCTTGTTCCGGCCGTTCTGTGCGGGGTGGCATTGATCCTGTTCTGGCCAAGCTCGAAAGATGCCACCCGGCGCGACACGACGGGCCAGAAGGACCCCTCGCTCACGATGAGCAAGGATGAAATGAAGGCACTGGGTATCGAGGGTGACACCCCTGAAGACACCGTGGCCACGCTCGTCGGACAGACGCGCTCGATGGAAGCGAAGATGGATGAGGTGATTCAGGAGAATCAGGCGCTGCGACAGCAGAACAGCGAGCTCGTCGCGAAGCGCAGCGACGTCCAGTCGCAAGTACAGCAAGCACTTAAGCAGCAGCAGGAGCGCTTTACCCAGCAACGCCAGCAGGACCAGCAGCAGAACCAGAGTTTGCTCGAGAGTCTGCAGAGCCAGATCCACAAGATTCAAAGTGGTGTCACCGGCAGTCAGAGCAAAGATGACGTACCGATCGGGCTAGGCCTGGAGGGCGGCGGAGGCCCTACCGGGACCTATGCGGGTCAGGCCCTCGCCTGGGTCGAGCCCATGGATCAGCGCCAGCCCGACCCGCGCTCCGGAGGGCGCCGGGATGATGAACCGCTCTTCCCGACCTCGTTCGCTGCCGAGGCAGGCGATACGGTCACGCGGGCCGGCAGCGCGATCAAGGCGAGTGCCACCGGGCGCCCGGACGAGTCCACGGTGAAGCCGGTCTACACCATTCCCGAAAACGCCACGTTGATGGGCTCGCTAGCGATGACAGCACTGCTCGGTCGTGTCCCGGTCGATGGGACGGTCAACGACCCCTATCCCTTTAAAGTCATGATCGGCAAGGACAACCTCACCGCCAACGGCATTGAACTGCCGGAAGTGCAGGCGGCGATTGCCAGCGGCACCGCCACGGGCGATTGGACCCTCTCGTGTGTCCGCGGAAACATCACCAGTCTCACCTTCGTGTTCGAAGACGGCACGATTCGCACCGTGCCGTCACCGGAAGACGTGAATCAGGGGGGCGGCGATTCCGGCCAGCAGAGCCAGACTATCGGCGGTGGCAATGCCATCGGCTGGATCAGTGACCAGGCAGGTATTCCCTGTATCAGTGGCGTGCGTCGCAGTAACGCCAAGCAGTATCTCGGCACCCAGAGTCTGCTGACGGCTGCCGGCGCCGGGGCGGCGACCATGCTCTCGGATGATGATTCGACCTCGGTTACCTCCATCGGCACCGATGGTGGCGTCACCCAGGCGATGACCGGCAACCAGGCCGTGGGGCAGATCCTCAGCCAGGGCGTCAACGACATGAGCCAGTGGGTCAACAAACTCTACGGCGAGGCCTTCGCCGCCGTGTACGTGCCCCCGGGGAAGAAGGTGGCGATCCACATCAACAAGCAGTTGCCCATCGACTACGAGACCCAGGGGAGGAAGGTGCGCTATGACACATCAGCCGCAACGACAGTCGGGCTCGACTGA
- a CDS encoding TIGR03751 family conjugal transfer lipoprotein yields MPRAAVATLTLLGLGLLSGCATSKDELMPTNGMTMQQLWEQGSTLDGASHRTGSPGQRAVDAARSALRRPLGDDAMRGQQESYTRDAANEIHSQFSRLPNPDLVMFVYPHLAGGESVPVPGYSTVFPLYNTAQYAMPGEGARPVGRTR; encoded by the coding sequence ATGCCACGTGCAGCGGTCGCCACCCTCACGCTGCTCGGTCTGGGACTGCTATCGGGCTGTGCCACCTCCAAGGATGAGTTGATGCCGACCAACGGCATGACCATGCAGCAACTCTGGGAGCAGGGATCCACGCTCGACGGTGCTAGTCACCGTACCGGCAGCCCGGGGCAGCGTGCGGTGGATGCGGCGCGCAGTGCGCTGCGGCGCCCGCTCGGTGACGACGCGATGCGCGGCCAGCAGGAGAGCTACACCCGCGACGCTGCCAACGAGATCCATAGCCAGTTCTCCCGGCTGCCGAACCCGGATCTGGTGATGTTCGTCTATCCCCACCTTGCCGGAGGGGAGAGCGTCCCGGTGCCAGGCTATTCGACCGTCTTCCCCCTATACAACACGGCGCAGTACGCGATGCCCGGAGAGGGGGCTCGACCCGTGGGGAGAACGCGCTGA